Proteins from a single region of Chitinibacter bivalviorum:
- a CDS encoding ABC transporter permease subunit, which translates to MFSFILRRVAVVIPTFLGVTLLAFALIHMIPGDPVLVMMGERQIDPEFYKAAMQRMGLDQPLYVQYGHYLLNLVQGNFGESIVTHEPVLSEFLKLFPATVELSLCAMIFACLIGLPAGMLAATRRGTVVDHVTMGGALTGYSMPIFWWGLILIMVFSVHLGLTPVSGRIALEYDITPVTGFMLIDTLISGEEGAFKSALHHLILPAIVLGTIPMAVIARMTRSAMLEVLREDYIRTARAKGLGRTRIVIVHALRNALMPVVTVIGLQIGTLLAGAVLTETIFSWPGIGKWLIDSISRRDYPVVQGGILLIATLVISVNLLVDILYGVINPRIRHAR; encoded by the coding sequence ATGTTCAGTTTTATTTTGCGCCGAGTCGCGGTCGTTATTCCGACCTTTCTGGGCGTTACCCTCTTGGCCTTTGCATTAATCCATATGATTCCGGGCGATCCGGTTTTGGTGATGATGGGTGAGCGGCAAATCGACCCCGAGTTTTACAAAGCAGCGATGCAGCGTATGGGGCTGGATCAGCCGCTTTACGTGCAATACGGCCACTATTTGCTCAACTTGGTACAAGGCAATTTTGGCGAATCGATTGTCACGCACGAGCCCGTGTTGAGTGAATTCCTCAAACTCTTTCCCGCCACGGTTGAGCTATCGCTGTGCGCCATGATTTTCGCCTGTCTGATCGGCCTGCCCGCAGGGATGCTGGCGGCAACCCGCCGCGGCACCGTGGTAGATCATGTAACGATGGGCGGCGCGCTAACGGGTTATTCAATGCCGATTTTCTGGTGGGGCTTGATCCTGATTATGGTGTTTTCAGTCCATTTAGGTCTCACGCCAGTATCAGGTCGCATTGCGCTGGAATATGACATCACCCCCGTCACCGGCTTTATGCTGATCGACACGCTCATCTCGGGTGAAGAAGGCGCATTCAAATCAGCGCTCCATCACTTGATCCTGCCCGCGATTGTGCTCGGTACGATTCCAATGGCAGTGATTGCGCGCATGACGCGCTCGGCCATGCTTGAAGTTTTGCGCGAAGACTATATTCGCACCGCGCGCGCCAAAGGCTTGGGCCGCACCCGCATCGTCATTGTGCATGCGCTGCGCAATGCGCTGATGCCCGTCGTCACCGTGATTGGTTTGCAAATCGGTACGCTGCTGGCTGGAGCGGTACTCACCGAAACGATTTTCTCTTGGCCCGGCATTGGTAAATGGCTGATCGATTCGATCTCACGCCGTGATTACCCTGTTGTGCAGGGCGGCATTTTGCTCATTGCCACCTTGGTCATTTCCGTCAACTTGCTGGTGGACATCCTCTACGGAGTGATTAACCCACGCATCCGCCACGCGAGGTAA